In Legionella cardiaca, a genomic segment contains:
- a CDS encoding bifunctional glycosyltransferase family 2/GtrA family protein, which translates to MLLKNFPVLIIPAYNPDERLIELLKEHKALFSEQACIIVNDGSHPHTLAIFNQLEAQGYTVLHHERNQGKGAALKTAMNHYLAIFSETTPGVITADADGQHSVRDIISLSKKFCDKPDKLYLGVRQIARGDIPLRSRVGNILTKCLFNLLTRSRIKDTQTGLRAIPTELLRTLVMTSTTRYEFEFEMFFVAKKKHFQIEQIPIQTIYIDNNKSSHFNPLIDSLRIYFIFLRFCSVAIFSFLLDFSLFSIFYLGSNQVALSVFAARMISAPVNFILNKNVSFKSQKKILLSALQYAILVTIMGISSFYVMNFIHYTGLNIYYSKIVAEFLIFVANFLIQYLVIFTKRSNLIGINS; encoded by the coding sequence ATGTTGCTTAAAAATTTTCCAGTTTTGATTATCCCGGCCTATAATCCTGATGAGCGACTCATTGAACTATTAAAAGAACATAAAGCACTTTTTAGTGAGCAGGCATGTATTATTGTTAATGATGGTTCCCATCCACATACCTTGGCAATTTTTAATCAATTGGAAGCTCAGGGCTATACGGTTTTACATCATGAGCGAAATCAAGGCAAGGGCGCGGCGCTTAAAACAGCCATGAATCACTACTTAGCTATTTTCTCAGAAACGACGCCGGGAGTCATTACTGCCGATGCGGATGGTCAGCACAGTGTGCGCGATATTATTAGCCTAAGCAAAAAATTCTGTGATAAGCCTGATAAACTATATCTTGGCGTGCGCCAAATCGCGAGAGGAGATATTCCCTTGCGTAGTCGTGTTGGTAATATCCTCACGAAATGTCTTTTTAACTTACTTACTCGAAGTCGAATTAAAGATACGCAAACAGGACTTAGAGCTATTCCGACGGAATTGCTAAGAACATTGGTTATGACGTCAACAACACGTTACGAATTTGAATTTGAAATGTTTTTTGTCGCTAAGAAAAAGCATTTTCAAATTGAACAAATTCCTATTCAAACGATTTATATTGATAATAATAAGAGCTCGCATTTTAATCCCTTAATCGACTCATTGCGTATCTATTTTATCTTTTTACGGTTTTGCTCGGTGGCTATCTTTTCTTTTTTACTGGATTTTAGTTTATTTTCCATTTTTTATCTGGGCTCTAATCAAGTGGCCTTGTCTGTCTTTGCGGCAAGAATGATTTCAGCCCCAGTTAATTTTATTCTTAATAAGAATGTCTCTTTTAAATCACAAAAGAAAATTCTGTTATCCGCCTTACAATATGCTATTCTGGTGACGATAATGGGGATATCTTCCTTTTATGTAATGAATTTTATTCACTATACGGGGTTAAATATTTATTACAGTAAAATAGTGGCGGAATTTTTAATATTCGTCGCCAATTTTTTAATCCAATATCTGGTAATTTTTACCAAACGCTCTAACCTGATAGGTATTAATTCATAA
- a CDS encoding putative molybdenum carrier protein translates to MIEKVVSGGQTGVDQAGLLIANEMGMTVGGWCPKGGMDENSESILKKYPSLKETTTENSDERTKLNIRDSDGTLIIVPRWPLSENIKDGTRLTIEEAERQKKPYLIISLDIKKDASVMIKAWVNEHNISVLNIAGPRESNSPGIHAEACNFFRELFCGLSAKKL, encoded by the coding sequence ATGATTGAAAAAGTTGTTTCAGGAGGGCAAACAGGTGTAGATCAGGCTGGACTGTTGATAGCAAATGAGATGGGAATGACTGTTGGCGGCTGGTGCCCAAAGGGGGGGATGGATGAGAATAGTGAAAGTATTTTAAAGAAATATCCGTCTTTAAAAGAAACTACAACGGAGAATTCTGATGAAAGAACTAAACTCAACATTCGTGATTCTGATGGGACCCTAATCATTGTTCCTCGCTGGCCTCTTTCTGAAAATATCAAAGATGGCACTCGATTGACAATTGAAGAGGCTGAGAGACAAAAAAAGCCATATTTAATTATTAGCCTGGATATAAAAAAGGATGCTTCTGTGATGATAAAAGCTTGGGTCAATGAGCATAACATTAGTGTATTAAATATAGCGGGTCCTAGAGAATCTAATAGCCCAGGTATACATGCAGAGGCGTGTAACTTTTTTCGAGAACTATTTTGTGGTTTAAGTGCAAAAAAACTTTAG
- a CDS encoding MBL fold metallo-hydrolase — protein MPKILTSKAAIKLAQDNIHFLLHHSYTDAAYLELSTAHQISANRFLKTKTRELVKNYLQDLIDDLQEAQVTKQFPQLQLSFQKLLQLKPKFLKDLNLRLPENLFRSFSVTKHPLSAPENRFYHRQDLTLINHDSKTGLYTSPDDEMAHRHGKEAQRIFFSTQIERFKSFINYWFAKLGIYIFEKASYEEHDYLYTEIYADDLGVDPFNDENGSHFWVGHATNLIKIPTAHGPLHILTDPVEGHLNALLYPRMTQEANKIDGSQRPMLPKIDIVVISHNHRDHVDIATLQKLIEQQPLMVIPEGDYQLFADLGFNNIVELKWWEEIAIHHENNKILNMTAVPTKHWSGRGLCDAHHSAFNGYVFEAPTLNGDIYFAGDTALMADKTFEPVTEVFNIKTSIQPGGPDDVREDMKSTHQSSADAILMHFKILFANYKKLRAEEKDIHAFLLQAKTVKTIYNHTATFKLGNLRLRDTFYSRNRLIAAFKEDAAWRNLHLRSYELEVFNGIEQLIKQMIFDGEQTLSSQDIIDIITTSVVVPKIGERQELVNSTPTPTQQVNYRNLILNKRALVEYDALSNAFFSNVSASNFNLNDLVISLLKTYNKPWHARFSRSHSQLNLEDFMEKIQTCSDTEKLLGLIHEMEHALQPLNVHGHMSSLLNYSKWLIGFATQPNPQQALHEFFICQKIKKQVDVEIKHKGHFSWFTDSRKEKQAYFRELGNKLERQPCTISAYRENIRQWNNDLTSNEDGNPLLQHRFFAFDTPQSQQTVESIFSTLEYGK, from the coding sequence ATGCCTAAAATTCTGACAAGCAAAGCTGCAATTAAATTAGCTCAAGACAATATCCATTTTTTACTTCATCATAGCTATACTGACGCCGCGTATCTTGAATTATCTACTGCTCATCAAATTTCTGCTAATCGTTTTTTAAAAACAAAAACTAGAGAACTGGTAAAAAATTATTTACAAGATTTAATCGATGACCTTCAAGAAGCGCAAGTTACAAAACAATTCCCGCAACTCCAATTAAGTTTCCAAAAGCTCTTGCAGCTTAAGCCAAAATTCCTTAAGGATTTAAATTTGCGTCTGCCCGAAAATTTATTTCGCAGTTTTTCCGTTACGAAACATCCTCTTTCTGCGCCGGAAAATCGCTTTTATCACCGGCAAGATCTGACGCTTATAAACCACGACTCTAAAACGGGGTTGTATACCTCACCAGATGATGAAATGGCTCATCGACATGGCAAAGAAGCTCAACGAATTTTTTTCTCAACACAAATTGAGCGTTTTAAAAGTTTTATCAATTATTGGTTTGCAAAACTTGGCATTTACATTTTTGAAAAGGCCTCTTACGAAGAGCATGATTATTTATATACAGAGATTTACGCCGATGATTTAGGTGTTGATCCTTTTAATGATGAAAATGGCAGTCATTTTTGGGTGGGACATGCAACCAATTTAATTAAAATCCCCACTGCGCACGGTCCTTTACATATTTTAACCGATCCTGTTGAGGGTCATTTAAACGCCTTGCTTTATCCACGCATGACCCAAGAGGCTAATAAGATCGATGGCTCTCAAAGACCTATGTTACCTAAAATTGATATAGTCGTCATATCTCATAATCACCGCGACCATGTCGACATAGCGACACTACAAAAATTGATAGAACAACAACCACTCATGGTCATTCCAGAAGGTGACTATCAATTATTTGCCGATTTAGGATTTAATAACATCGTTGAATTAAAATGGTGGGAAGAAATTGCCATTCATCACGAAAATAACAAAATTCTCAACATGACTGCTGTACCAACCAAGCACTGGTCAGGACGCGGACTATGTGATGCTCATCACTCCGCATTTAATGGCTATGTTTTTGAAGCACCAACGCTTAACGGTGATATTTATTTTGCTGGCGATACCGCTTTAATGGCAGACAAAACCTTTGAACCGGTTACTGAAGTTTTTAACATTAAAACCTCCATTCAACCTGGTGGTCCAGACGACGTCAGAGAGGATATGAAATCAACACATCAATCTTCTGCCGATGCTATTTTAATGCATTTTAAAATCCTTTTCGCAAACTATAAAAAATTACGCGCGGAAGAAAAAGATATCCACGCTTTTCTTCTGCAGGCAAAAACGGTTAAAACCATTTATAACCATACTGCAACATTCAAATTAGGCAATTTACGTTTACGAGATACCTTTTATAGTCGCAATCGTCTTATTGCTGCTTTTAAAGAAGATGCAGCCTGGAGAAATTTGCATTTGCGTAGTTACGAGCTGGAGGTCTTTAACGGCATCGAGCAATTGATTAAGCAAATGATCTTTGACGGAGAACAAACGCTTTCTTCCCAAGATATCATTGATATTATTACTACTTCTGTTGTCGTTCCTAAAATAGGAGAAAGGCAAGAATTAGTCAATTCAACACCAACTCCAACTCAACAAGTTAATTATCGTAATCTGATTTTAAACAAACGTGCTTTGGTTGAGTATGATGCCTTGAGCAACGCATTTTTTAGTAATGTCAGTGCCAGTAACTTTAATCTCAATGACTTGGTCATTAGTCTATTAAAGACCTACAACAAACCTTGGCATGCGCGATTCTCCCGTAGTCACTCTCAGCTAAATCTGGAGGATTTTATGGAGAAAATACAAACTTGCTCAGATACAGAGAAGTTGCTGGGTTTGATACATGAGATGGAACACGCCCTGCAACCACTTAACGTGCATGGGCATATGAGTAGCTTACTTAATTATTCAAAATGGTTAATTGGCTTCGCCACACAACCTAACCCTCAACAAGCCCTGCATGAATTTTTTATTTGTCAAAAAATTAAAAAACAAGTTGATGTCGAAATAAAGCATAAAGGTCATTTTTCCTGGTTTACCGATAGCCGGAAAGAGAAACAAGCCTATTTTCGCGAACTGGGCAATAAATTGGAACGACAGCCTTGTACAATAAGCGCCTACAGGGAAAATATTCGCCAATGGAATAATGATTTAACCTCTAACGAAGACGGTAACCCTCTACTTCAACATCGCTTTTTTGCTTTTGATACCCCACAAAGTCAGCAAACAGTAGAAAGCATTTTCTCTACTTTAGAATACGGGAAGTAA
- a CDS encoding diacylglycerol kinase — protein sequence MIKFLAKAVIHIKKASVYSSHGLQVAFKEELAFRLEILCLMVALPTAILLGHSALERVALISSVLLVPIMELLNSAIEITLDRIDLAWHPLTKKAKDMGSAAILLAVVNAVIVWSIIIVSYF from the coding sequence ATGATTAAATTTTTGGCTAAAGCCGTGATACATATAAAAAAGGCCAGTGTTTACTCTAGCCATGGATTACAAGTAGCTTTTAAAGAGGAACTGGCTTTTCGTCTTGAGATACTCTGTCTCATGGTTGCCTTACCCACTGCTATTTTGCTAGGTCATTCAGCATTAGAAAGAGTAGCATTAATCAGTTCTGTATTATTAGTTCCTATAATGGAGCTTCTAAATTCAGCCATTGAAATTACTTTAGACAGAATTGACTTGGCTTGGCATCCTCTCACTAAAAAGGCAAAAGATATGGGGTCGGCAGCCATCTTGTTGGCCGTTGTAAATGCAGTTATTGTTTGGTCCATCATTATAGTATCTTATTTTTAA
- a CDS encoding tRNA-dihydrouridine synthase family protein has translation MQSFLNSPLTIGSLRLEHRLIQGPLAGFSCAPFRELFSTYTPPAYCVSEMISAHDLLYKHKLHSRYLFRSPEEKLLCYQIAGNDVTTMAQASAHLEGIGADLIDINCGCPKTKIRKKGAGSALLEEPQRLIDIITAVRQNITIPLTVKIRIQGNAADIDLVKRIEEAGANAIIVHGRHWSVDYEQPCNLQQIASIKQAITIPVIANGDIFDKQTLSQAINISGCDGYMISRAGTGKPWLYESLLSGNEIFLDNNQLKFLFMNHLMGLAKLEDDFKAMLQSKSLFRYYFKNRINTQQLQEFYALRNLNDIENHVTALDLIPRIS, from the coding sequence ATGCAGAGTTTTCTTAATAGCCCTCTAACCATCGGTTCGTTACGTTTAGAGCATCGCTTAATTCAAGGTCCTCTAGCCGGTTTTAGTTGTGCTCCCTTTCGCGAATTGTTTTCAACTTATACGCCCCCGGCTTACTGCGTCAGCGAAATGATCTCTGCACATGACCTATTATACAAACATAAACTGCATTCGCGTTATCTTTTTCGTTCACCTGAAGAAAAGCTTCTTTGTTATCAAATTGCTGGTAATGATGTAACCACCATGGCCCAAGCTTCCGCTCATCTTGAAGGCATCGGCGCCGATTTAATTGATATCAATTGCGGCTGCCCCAAAACTAAAATTCGTAAAAAGGGAGCTGGTAGTGCTCTACTTGAAGAACCACAACGCCTGATTGACATCATTACTGCCGTTCGTCAAAACATCACTATTCCCTTAACTGTAAAAATTCGTATTCAAGGAAATGCTGCAGATATTGATTTGGTAAAGCGAATTGAAGAAGCGGGAGCTAATGCCATTATTGTGCATGGCAGGCACTGGTCCGTCGATTATGAGCAACCATGTAATCTGCAACAAATAGCATCCATAAAACAAGCCATCACTATTCCCGTCATTGCCAATGGCGACATCTTTGACAAACAAACGTTATCACAAGCCATCAACATCAGTGGCTGCGACGGTTATATGATAAGCCGTGCAGGTACTGGAAAACCCTGGCTTTATGAAAGTTTATTAAGCGGAAATGAAATTTTTCTTGATAATAATCAACTTAAGTTTTTGTTTATGAATCATTTAATGGGACTTGCCAAGTTAGAAGATGATTTTAAAGCCATGCTACAAAGCAAATCCCTGTTTCGCTATTATTTTAAAAATCGCATTAATACACAGCAGCTACAAGAATTTTATGCTCTCAGAAATTTAAATGACATTGAAAATCATGTAACAGCACTTGATTTAATACCACGCATCTCTTAA